One genomic segment of Amycolatopsis sp. Hca4 includes these proteins:
- the pafA gene encoding Pup--protein ligase, which produces MQRRIFGIETEFGVTCTFHGQRRLSPDEVARYLFRRVVSWGRSSNVFLSNGSRLYLDVGSHPEYATAECDDLVQLVTHDKAGERILEDLLVDAERRLADEGIGGDIFLFKNNTDSAGNSYGCHENYLVTRAGEFSRIADVLLPFLVTRQLICGAGKVLQTPRGAVYCLSQRAEHIWEGVSSATTRSRPIINTRDEPHADAERYRRLHVIVGDSNMAEPTTMLKVGSANLVLEMIEAGVQFRDFTLDNPIRAIREISHDLTGRRQVRLAGGREASALDIQREYHARAVQHIKDNGTTAANERVVELWGRALEAVEQQDFGKIDTEIDWAIKHRLVERYRHKHDLDLSSPRIAQLDLAYHDIRRGRGIFDLLQRKGLVRRVTDDGEIEAAKDTPPQTTRAKLRGDFIAAAQAAGRDFTVDWVHLKLNDQAQRTVLCKDPFRSVDERVERLISSL; this is translated from the coding sequence ATGCAGCGGCGGATCTTTGGCATCGAGACCGAGTTCGGGGTCACGTGCACCTTCCACGGACAGCGCAGGCTCTCGCCCGACGAGGTGGCGCGCTACCTGTTCCGGCGGGTCGTGTCGTGGGGACGCTCCTCCAACGTGTTCCTGTCGAACGGCTCCCGGCTCTACCTCGACGTCGGCTCGCACCCCGAGTACGCGACGGCCGAGTGCGACGACCTGGTCCAGCTGGTCACGCACGACAAGGCCGGGGAGCGCATCCTCGAGGACCTGCTGGTCGACGCCGAACGGCGGCTCGCCGACGAGGGCATCGGCGGCGACATCTTCCTGTTCAAGAACAACACCGACTCGGCGGGCAACTCCTACGGGTGTCACGAGAACTACCTGGTGACCCGCGCGGGTGAGTTCTCCCGGATCGCGGACGTGCTCCTGCCGTTCCTGGTGACCCGGCAGCTCATCTGCGGTGCCGGCAAGGTCCTGCAGACCCCGCGCGGGGCGGTGTACTGCCTCTCCCAGCGTGCGGAGCACATCTGGGAGGGCGTCTCCAGCGCCACCACCCGCTCGAGGCCGATCATCAACACCCGCGACGAGCCGCACGCCGACGCCGAGCGCTACCGGCGCCTGCACGTCATCGTGGGCGACTCGAACATGGCCGAGCCGACGACCATGCTCAAGGTCGGCTCGGCGAACCTGGTGCTCGAGATGATCGAGGCCGGCGTCCAGTTCCGCGACTTCACCCTGGACAACCCGATCCGGGCGATCCGCGAGATCAGCCACGACCTCACCGGCCGCCGCCAGGTGCGCCTGGCCGGCGGGCGGGAGGCCTCGGCGCTGGACATCCAGCGGGAGTACCACGCCCGCGCGGTCCAGCACATCAAGGACAACGGCACGACGGCGGCGAACGAGCGGGTCGTGGAGCTGTGGGGCCGGGCCCTCGAGGCGGTCGAGCAGCAGGACTTCGGCAAGATCGACACCGAGATCGACTGGGCGATCAAGCACCGGCTGGTCGAGCGCTACCGGCACAAGCACGACCTGGACCTGTCCAGCCCGCGCATCGCCCAGCTCGACCTGGCCTACCACGACATCCGGCGCGGCCGGGGCATCTTCGACCTGCTCCAGCGCAAGGGCCTGGTCCGCCGGGTCACCGACGACGGCGAGATCGAGGCGGCCAAGGACACCCCGCCCCAGACGACCCGGGCCAAGCTGCGCGGCGACTTCATCGCCGCCGCCCAGGCCGCGGGCCGCGACTTCACCGTCGACTGGGTGCACCTGAAGCTGAACGACCAGGCCCAGCGCACGGTCCTGTGCAAGGACCCGTTCCGCTCGGTCGACGAGCGGGTGGAACGCCTGATCAGCTCGCTCTAG
- a CDS encoding oxidoreductase → MRVVLLVCALLLSVAAPASAGERLPRWEPKPTGVTAQFRGLSAVSARVAWVSGTQGTVLRTTDGGATWRSVGPPGTETLQFRDVEAFDAEHAVILSIGPGTDSRVYRTDDGGAHWRQTFQNTDAAAFYDCLAFFDPWRGLAMSDPVDGRFRVQATFDGGRSWRPVPDSGFPPALPGEAGFAASGQCVTTAGPFDAWLATGGGATARVLHSGDGGRHWTASDTPLPSSPSAGVFALAFRSPSQGVAIGGDFANPAAPGPAVALTRDRGRTWTTPGEYPAGYRSGLAWRGGTVLAVGPGGSDYSRDGGRHWTSFDTGSFDSVDCAGPACWASGAAGRVARLG, encoded by the coding sequence ATGCGTGTCGTGCTGCTCGTGTGCGCCCTGCTCCTGTCCGTCGCGGCCCCGGCGTCGGCGGGGGAGCGCCTGCCGCGGTGGGAGCCGAAACCGACCGGCGTCACCGCCCAGTTCCGCGGCCTGTCCGCGGTCAGCGCCCGGGTGGCGTGGGTCAGCGGCACGCAGGGCACCGTCCTGCGCACCACGGACGGCGGGGCGACCTGGCGGTCCGTCGGGCCGCCCGGGACCGAGACGCTGCAGTTCCGGGACGTCGAGGCCTTCGACGCCGAGCACGCCGTGATCCTGTCGATCGGGCCCGGGACCGACTCCCGCGTCTACCGGACCGACGACGGCGGCGCGCACTGGCGCCAGACCTTCCAGAACACCGACGCGGCGGCCTTCTACGACTGTCTCGCCTTCTTCGACCCGTGGCGCGGCCTGGCCATGAGCGACCCGGTCGACGGCCGGTTCCGCGTGCAGGCCACCTTCGACGGCGGCCGCAGCTGGCGGCCGGTGCCCGACAGCGGCTTCCCGCCCGCACTGCCCGGCGAGGCCGGGTTCGCGGCCAGCGGCCAGTGCGTCACCACGGCCGGGCCGTTCGACGCCTGGCTGGCCACCGGCGGCGGCGCGACCGCCCGTGTCCTGCACTCCGGCGACGGCGGACGGCACTGGACGGCGTCGGACACGCCGCTGCCGAGCAGCCCGTCGGCGGGCGTGTTCGCGCTGGCTTTCCGCTCGCCGTCCCAAGGCGTGGCGATCGGCGGCGACTTCGCGAACCCGGCCGCGCCGGGCCCGGCCGTGGCGCTCACCCGGGACCGCGGCCGCACCTGGACCACCCCGGGTGAGTACCCGGCCGGCTACCGGTCGGGGCTGGCCTGGCGCGGCGGGACCGTGCTGGCGGTCGGGCCGGGCGGCAGCGATTACAGCCGCGACGGCGGACGGCACTGGACGTCGTTCGACACCGGCAGCTTCGACAGCGTGGACTGCGCCGGGCCCGCCTGCTGGGCCAGCGGCGCGGCGGGACGGGTCGCCCGGCTGGGTTAG
- the prcA gene encoding proteasome subunit alpha: MTMPLYASPEQLMRERSELARKGIARGRSVVVLKYAGGVLFVAENPSATLHKVSEIYDRIGFAAVGRYSEFENLRVAGIRHADLKGYQYDRRDVSARALANAYAATLGSIFTEQLKPFEVEVCVAEVGSTSAEDQLYRLTYDGSIFDEPQYIVMGGQTDKIAAKLKETFEDGLDLQAALGVAVAALRSLSQPTPPASGSGSSASSSAAGASNGNGEADPIKLEVAVLDRDRPRRAFRRLTGAALDTLLPVPDPQGEEPESKPEGE, translated from the coding sequence GTGACGATGCCGTTGTATGCCTCTCCCGAGCAGCTGATGCGGGAGCGTTCCGAGCTGGCGCGCAAGGGCATCGCGCGCGGCCGGAGCGTGGTGGTGCTGAAGTACGCGGGCGGCGTGCTGTTCGTGGCGGAGAACCCGTCGGCCACGCTGCACAAGGTGTCCGAGATCTACGACCGGATCGGTTTCGCGGCGGTCGGGCGCTACAGCGAGTTCGAGAACCTCCGCGTCGCGGGCATCCGCCACGCGGACCTGAAGGGCTACCAGTACGACCGCCGTGACGTGAGCGCCCGGGCGCTGGCCAACGCGTACGCGGCCACCCTGGGCAGCATCTTCACGGAGCAGCTGAAGCCGTTCGAGGTGGAGGTCTGCGTCGCGGAGGTCGGAAGCACCTCGGCGGAGGACCAGCTGTACCGCTTGACGTACGACGGTTCGATCTTCGACGAGCCCCAGTACATCGTGATGGGCGGCCAGACGGACAAGATCGCGGCCAAGCTGAAGGAGACGTTCGAGGACGGCTTGGACCTGCAGGCGGCACTGGGTGTGGCGGTGGCGGCGCTGAGGTCCCTCAGCCAGCCGACCCCGCCGGCATCAGGGTCGGGCTCGTCGGCCTCGTCCTCGGCGGCGGGTGCGTCGAACGGAAACGGCGAAGCGGACCCGATCAAGCTGGAGGTGGCGGTCCTGGACCGTGACCGCCCCCGCCGCGCGTTCCGCAGGCTGACGGGAGCAGCACTGGACACGCTCCTCCCGGTCCCGGACCCCCAGGGCGAGGAGCCGGAGAGCAAGCCCGAAGGCGAGTAG
- a CDS encoding helix-turn-helix domain-containing protein, which yields MPTRTAEQRRQAEKAAYDAYLAACPTRKLLDEIAGKWVSLILVALGDGPQRYSDLSRRIAGVSQKMLTQTLRVLERDGLVRREVTPAVPVRVDYSLTPLGESLRALMAGFKEWAEANFEAVAAARTDYDARTPDLTIGPGGAG from the coding sequence GTGCCCACGCGCACGGCGGAGCAGCGGCGGCAGGCCGAAAAAGCCGCCTACGACGCGTACCTGGCCGCGTGCCCGACCCGGAAGCTGCTGGACGAGATCGCCGGCAAGTGGGTCAGCCTGATCCTCGTCGCGCTCGGTGACGGGCCGCAGCGCTACAGCGACCTTTCGCGGCGCATCGCCGGGGTCAGCCAGAAGATGCTCACCCAGACCCTGCGGGTGCTCGAACGGGACGGCCTTGTCCGCCGGGAGGTCACCCCGGCGGTGCCCGTCCGCGTCGACTATTCCCTTACGCCGCTGGGGGAATCGCTGCGCGCGCTGATGGCCGGGTTCAAGGAGTGGGCCGAGGCCAACTTCGAAGCCGTCGCCGCCGCGCGGACCGATTACGACGCGCGTACCCCGGACCTCACGATCGGGCCGGGCGGCGCGGGCTAG
- the prcB gene encoding proteasome subunit beta, with amino-acid sequence MDNTRGISGPALPAAYFSSATSSFSDFLRVQAPELLPERRVAPGVAELGIPHGTTIVACTYAGGVLIAGDRRATSGNLIASRDIEKVHVTDEYSAVGIAGTAGLAVEMVRLYAVELAHYEKIEGVSLSLDGKTNKLAGMVKANLEMAMAGLAAIPLFVGYDLEAEDAKHAGRIVSYDAAGGRYEENGGYASIGSGSLFAKSALKKLHDPDADVEGAVRVAVEALYDAADDDTASGGPDLVRRIFPSVVTINAEHGAVQLSESETAAVAEAVVAGRIERQQRRLS; translated from the coding sequence ATGGACAACACCAGGGGCATCTCGGGTCCCGCGCTGCCTGCGGCGTACTTTTCCTCGGCGACGTCGTCGTTTTCGGACTTCCTCCGCGTGCAGGCGCCGGAGCTGCTGCCGGAGCGGCGCGTGGCGCCGGGCGTGGCTGAGCTGGGCATCCCGCACGGCACGACGATCGTGGCGTGCACGTACGCCGGCGGCGTCCTGATCGCCGGTGACCGGCGGGCGACGTCGGGCAACCTGATCGCGAGCCGCGACATCGAGAAGGTGCACGTCACCGACGAGTATTCGGCGGTCGGCATCGCGGGCACGGCGGGGCTGGCCGTGGAGATGGTGCGGCTGTACGCGGTGGAGCTGGCGCACTACGAGAAGATCGAGGGCGTTTCGCTGTCGCTGGACGGCAAGACGAACAAGCTGGCCGGGATGGTCAAGGCGAACCTCGAGATGGCGATGGCCGGGCTGGCGGCGATCCCGTTGTTCGTGGGCTACGACCTGGAGGCCGAGGACGCCAAGCACGCGGGCCGGATCGTCTCGTACGACGCCGCGGGCGGCCGTTACGAGGAGAACGGCGGCTACGCGAGCATCGGCTCGGGTTCGCTGTTCGCGAAGTCGGCGCTGAAGAAGCTGCACGACCCGGACGCGGACGTCGAAGGAGCGGTCCGCGTGGCGGTGGAGGCCCTGTACGACGCGGCGGACGACGACACGGCATCGGGCGGCCCGGACCTGGTCCGGCGCATCTTCCCGAGCGTCGTGACGATCAACGCGGAGCACGGCGCGGTCCAGCTGTCGGAGTCGGAGACGGCGGCGGTGGCCGAGGCCGTGGTGGCCGGGCGGATCGAGCGCCAGCAGCGCCGGCTGTCCTGA
- a CDS encoding NADP-dependent oxidoreductase has product MRAVVVRRFGGPEVLEAVEVPVPEPGPGQVRIRVAAAAVNPVDLATRSGALSTAGVIPPRDVLGLGWDVAGTVETAGGGFAVGDAVIGLRDRIASPLGAYAEQIVLDAAAVAPAPPGVSPVEAATLPLNALTAAQAIDLVETTGTVLVTGAAGAVGGYAVALAHGRKLRVVAVASEADEAQVRAFGADEFVPRGPALGDRVRAVVPGGVDAALDTALLGLDALDAVRGGGEFVAFAAGAAPLPLRGIRVQHVWIRADGERLAELARILPPRVAGVLPLARAADAHERLAAGGLRGRLVLTP; this is encoded by the coding sequence ATGCGTGCGGTGGTGGTCCGGCGGTTCGGTGGCCCGGAGGTGCTGGAGGCGGTCGAGGTGCCGGTGCCGGAGCCCGGCCCGGGGCAGGTGCGGATCCGGGTGGCGGCGGCCGCGGTGAACCCGGTGGACCTGGCGACCCGCAGTGGTGCGCTGAGTACGGCGGGGGTGATCCCGCCGCGGGACGTGCTCGGCCTGGGCTGGGACGTGGCGGGCACGGTCGAGACGGCGGGCGGCGGCTTCGCCGTGGGTGACGCGGTGATCGGCTTGCGCGACCGGATCGCTTCGCCGCTCGGGGCGTACGCCGAGCAGATCGTCCTGGACGCCGCCGCGGTCGCGCCGGCGCCGCCGGGCGTGTCGCCGGTCGAAGCGGCGACGCTGCCGTTGAACGCGCTGACCGCCGCCCAGGCCATCGACCTGGTGGAGACGACCGGGACCGTCCTGGTCACCGGCGCGGCCGGGGCGGTCGGCGGCTACGCCGTGGCCCTCGCCCACGGGCGGAAGCTGCGGGTGGTGGCTGTGGCGTCCGAAGCCGACGAAGCGCAGGTCCGGGCGTTCGGCGCGGACGAGTTCGTGCCCCGCGGTCCCGCGCTCGGCGACCGGGTGCGCGCGGTGGTCCCGGGCGGGGTGGACGCGGCACTCGACACCGCCCTGCTCGGCTTGGACGCCCTCGACGCGGTCCGCGGCGGTGGCGAGTTCGTCGCCTTCGCCGCCGGCGCCGCCCCGCTCCCCCTGCGCGGGATCCGCGTGCAGCACGTCTGGATCCGCGCGGACGGCGAGCGGCTCGCCGAGCTGGCCCGGATCCTCCCGCCGCGCGTGGCCGGCGTGCTGCCCCTCGCCCGCGCGGCCGACGCGCACGAACGGCTGGCCGCGGGCGGGTTGCGCGGCCGGCTCGTGCTGACTCCCTAG
- a CDS encoding ubiquitin-like protein Pup — MAQEKIEKHGGGDSDEEFDDTGAAGQERREKLGEDVDTILDEIDDVLEENAEDFVRAYVQKGGE; from the coding sequence ATGGCCCAGGAAAAGATCGAAAAGCACGGCGGTGGTGACTCCGACGAGGAGTTCGACGACACCGGCGCGGCGGGTCAGGAGCGGCGCGAGAAGCTCGGCGAGGACGTCGACACGATCCTCGACGAGATCGACGACGTGCTCGAGGAGAACGCCGAGGACTTCGTCCGGGCCTATGTGCAGAAGGGCGGCGAGTAG
- a CDS encoding SDR family oxidoreductase — protein sequence MDDRVLLITGASRGLGAATARLAAASGFKVALVARKAESVTSLAAELGEDRALALGADVGDWPGISGAVAGTVEKFGRLDAAFANAGIGVGTSFFGDDDPDPRAWEPMVRTNVLGAAYTARAVLPALRETAGHLLITGSVAGRYIRNASLYSATKWAVTGLAGAIREEAVGTGVRVTLINPGITDTDILNDEQRTKPKLEADDIARAVLYALQQPPSVDVNEIMVRPTGQVL from the coding sequence ATGGATGATCGCGTTCTCCTCATCACCGGTGCCTCCCGCGGCCTCGGCGCCGCCACCGCGCGCCTGGCCGCCGCGTCCGGCTTCAAGGTCGCCCTGGTCGCCCGCAAGGCCGAATCCGTCACGTCCCTGGCCGCCGAACTCGGCGAGGACCGGGCCCTCGCCCTCGGCGCCGATGTCGGCGACTGGCCCGGCATCTCCGGAGCCGTTGCCGGAACCGTCGAAAAGTTCGGGCGGCTCGACGCCGCCTTCGCCAACGCCGGGATCGGGGTCGGGACCTCGTTCTTCGGCGACGACGACCCCGATCCGCGCGCGTGGGAGCCCATGGTCCGCACCAACGTCCTCGGGGCCGCCTACACCGCCCGCGCGGTGCTGCCCGCGCTCCGGGAAACCGCCGGCCACCTGCTGATCACCGGCTCGGTGGCCGGCCGCTACATCCGCAACGCGAGCCTGTACTCGGCGACGAAGTGGGCCGTGACCGGCCTGGCCGGCGCGATCCGGGAGGAGGCCGTCGGCACCGGGGTGCGGGTCACGCTGATCAACCCGGGCATCACCGACACCGACATCCTCAACGACGAGCAGCGCACGAAGCCGAAGCTGGAAGCCGACGACATCGCCCGTGCGGTGCTCTACGCGCTCCAGCAGCCGCCGTCGGTGGACGTCAACGAGATCATGGTCCGCCCGACCGGCCAGGTGCTCTAA
- a CDS encoding esterase family protein → MDGHGLASVIHRAASDPVLPGDVTARARDLGPLESPLIWLGFASAAVAVLAVVVALWYRRRVRRWGFTAFGVLLLLAAVTALNSYVGYVRTSDDLARLLQRGPGVVNFAGRLLDDGKEAPEPSSSSGSSSSDSPAAGPRPGAGVAAGGQRIDVLSLADPANGIPTASNYVILPPGYDSDPHRRYPVVYLIHGYPFGGPRDWLTSGDAPGTLQALQQANVIAPMIVVSVDMTAGNPSTDWECLNVPGGPQLENYLAGSVVPAVDQRYRTLADRTHRALGGMSGGGFGALNIGLHHVDEFGTLVIALPYDDLNDSVGILDGNRAAIAANTPRRYLPTMKFPAPISVMLAVGTGAPTDVATARRIADALHARGQDAVVHAERGFNHTWHTARATLPYLLAFADQTFRTSPAAS, encoded by the coding sequence ATGGACGGGCACGGCCTGGCGAGCGTCATCCACCGGGCCGCGAGCGACCCGGTGCTGCCGGGTGACGTCACCGCTCGGGCCCGTGACCTGGGGCCGCTCGAGTCGCCGCTCATCTGGCTCGGCTTCGCCTCGGCCGCCGTCGCCGTGCTCGCCGTCGTGGTCGCCCTGTGGTACCGGCGGCGGGTCCGGCGGTGGGGGTTCACCGCGTTCGGCGTTCTGCTGCTGCTGGCGGCCGTCACGGCGCTGAACAGCTACGTCGGCTACGTCCGCACCTCCGACGACCTGGCCCGGCTCCTGCAGCGCGGGCCCGGTGTCGTCAACTTCGCCGGGCGGCTGCTCGACGACGGCAAGGAAGCGCCGGAACCCTCCTCTTCCTCCGGCTCGTCGTCTTCGGACTCACCTGCGGCCGGTCCGCGGCCCGGGGCGGGTGTCGCGGCCGGTGGGCAGCGGATCGACGTGCTCAGCCTCGCCGATCCGGCGAACGGGATCCCGACGGCGAGCAACTACGTCATCCTTCCGCCTGGCTACGACAGCGATCCTCATCGTCGCTACCCGGTCGTCTACCTCATCCACGGCTATCCCTTCGGCGGGCCTCGGGACTGGCTCACCTCCGGGGATGCTCCCGGGACGCTTCAGGCGCTGCAGCAGGCGAACGTCATCGCGCCGATGATCGTGGTCAGTGTGGACATGACTGCCGGTAATCCCAGTACTGACTGGGAGTGCCTGAACGTGCCTGGGGGTCCGCAGCTGGAGAACTACCTGGCGGGGAGTGTGGTGCCGGCGGTGGACCAGCGGTACCGGACGTTGGCCGATCGGACCCATCGGGCTCTGGGTGGGATGTCCGGGGGTGGGTTCGGGGCGCTCAACATCGGGCTTCACCACGTCGACGAGTTCGGCACCCTCGTGATCGCTCTGCCCTACGACGATCTCAACGACTCGGTGGGGATTCTCGACGGGAACCGGGCTGCCATCGCGGCCAACACCCCTCGGCGGTACTTGCCGACCATGAAGTTCCCGGCTCCGATCTCGGTGATGCTTGCGGTCGGGACTGGGGCGCCCACCGATGTTGCGACCGCTCGGCGGATTGCCGATGCTCTGCACGCTCGGGGGCAGGATGCTGTTGTCCACGCCGAGCGGGGGTTCAACCACACCTGGCATACCGCTCGGGCCACCTTGCCCTATCTGCTGGCCTTTGCCGATCAGACTTTTCGGACTTCTCCTGCGGCTTCTTGA
- a CDS encoding YafY family protein, whose amino-acid sequence MSTARAERLVNLVLALLSTRQYLTAEKIRGIVPGYGDAASDEAYFRMFERDKTELRELGIPLETGRNSAFDAIEGYRIARRDYELGEIDLAPDEAAAVALASRLWDSPELTGQAQGALVKLRAAGLEVDDQAPTVVEPRVRAEPAFGPLLAAVQNGQAVRFEYRRSGSPERIMRTLEPWGVVSWRARWYVVGHDRDRGATRCFRLSRVTGQVRPVGKPGEVRRPEGVNLLKLVTATGDSEPSPVTTARVWVADGRAAGVRRRGTVVGRGSVDGEEGDLVEIALLYPESAADWISAQGPDVVVLEPDVLAKSVQDRLEAVVARQGSAR is encoded by the coding sequence GTGTCCACCGCACGCGCCGAACGGCTGGTCAATCTGGTGCTGGCCCTCCTGTCCACCCGGCAGTACCTCACTGCCGAGAAGATCCGCGGCATCGTGCCCGGGTACGGCGACGCGGCCAGCGACGAGGCCTACTTCCGGATGTTCGAGCGGGACAAGACCGAGCTGCGCGAGCTCGGCATCCCCCTGGAGACCGGCCGCAACTCCGCGTTCGACGCCATCGAGGGCTACCGCATCGCCCGCCGCGACTACGAACTCGGCGAGATCGACCTCGCCCCCGACGAAGCCGCCGCCGTCGCGCTCGCCTCCCGGCTGTGGGACTCCCCGGAGCTGACCGGGCAGGCGCAGGGTGCGCTCGTGAAGCTGCGCGCCGCCGGCCTCGAGGTCGACGACCAGGCACCCACCGTGGTCGAGCCGCGCGTGCGGGCCGAGCCGGCGTTCGGGCCGCTGCTGGCCGCGGTCCAGAACGGCCAGGCCGTGCGCTTCGAGTACCGCCGGAGCGGCTCCCCGGAGCGGATCATGCGCACCCTCGAACCGTGGGGCGTGGTGTCCTGGCGCGCCCGCTGGTACGTCGTCGGGCACGACCGCGACCGCGGCGCCACCCGCTGCTTCCGGCTCTCCCGCGTCACCGGGCAGGTCCGCCCGGTCGGCAAGCCGGGCGAGGTCCGGCGGCCCGAGGGCGTCAACCTGCTCAAGCTCGTCACGGCGACCGGCGACAGCGAACCGTCCCCGGTCACCACCGCCCGGGTCTGGGTCGCCGACGGCCGCGCGGCCGGGGTCCGCCGCCGCGGCACCGTGGTCGGCCGCGGCAGCGTCGACGGCGAAGAGGGCGACCTCGTGGAAATCGCCCTGCTGTACCCGGAATCGGCCGCCGACTGGATCAGCGCCCAGGGCCCGGACGTCGTGGTGCTCGAACCCGACGTGCTGGCCAAGAGCGTCCAGGACCGGCTGGAGGCCGTCGTCGCCCGGCAGGGGAGCGCACGGTGA